The sequence GCCAATTATTGGCAACAAAAAAAAGAGGTTGTATTCAATCCCCGGGCAAATACCTGATCCCTCAGAATTACCGTCGGGATGCGCGTTTCATCCGCGGTGTGAACGCAGGATGGGTATTTGTTCACAGGTAAAACCTGGGTTGTATGACTGCGGGTCTAGACACAATACCCGGTGTTTTTTATTTGATAAGAACGAAAAGAATAAACATAAAAATGTTGGGGTAATTTGAAGTGTTGCTTGAACTGATGAATGTTAGTAAACAATTTGTTGTGGAATCAAAACTTTTCCGTAAAAAAATTGGTACCGTAAAAGCTGTAGATAATGTGTCATTAACGCTAGAACAGGGTGAGGTACTGGGTATTGTCGGGGAGTCAGGTAGCGGGAAGACCACTCTTGGTAAAATAGTTGCCGGGTTAATTACACACGATACCGGTGAAGTGAAATTGAATGGTAACACCGCTATCAACGGTAATGTTCATCCATCTGAAGTACAAATGATTTTTCAGGATCCGTTTGCGTCGTTAAACCCGAAATTATCGGTTGGCGTGATCATTGGTGAGGCTGTACGCCAGAGGTGTAAGCATGATAATAAGACAGCAGGGAGTGATTATATAAGAAAAGAAGTGCAGAGGTTGCTTGATTTGGTGGGGCTCGGGAATAATGTTATCGATAATTATCCTCACCAGTTCAGCGGGGGACAGCGTCAGCGCGTGGGTATCGCGCGGGCAGTCGCAATGCAGCCAAAAATTGTTATTGCGGATGAACCTGTCTCAGCGCTGGATATTTCAGTACAGGCACAGATACTTAACCTGTTACTGGATTTAAAGGATGAGTATGGGTTAACATATATACTGATCTCACACGATATCGCGGTTGTAGATTTTTTTTCAAATACGGTTATGGTTATGCGGAAAGGGAAAGTTGTGGAGTGCGGCGTTACTGGTGAAGTTATTAAAAACCCTAAGGACAGTTACACCGCTGGGTTATTAGCAGCTGTACCGGTGATAGAATAGCGGTGGTGGATGGAAGAACGAAACAGGTTTGTTGATTTACATGTGCATACGAACTATTCCGACGGAATATTTGCACCCGGTAAGGTTGTGGGGCTTGCGAAAGAACGCGGGCTTACGGGATTCGCTGTTACTGATCATGATACAGTAAGAGGTGTTGAAGAAGCTTTAAGTGCCGGGGTAAATCTTGGAGTTGAAGTTATTCCGGGAGTGGAAATCTCAGCGAATTATCTTAAATCCCCGGAAAAGGAAGTGCATATACTTGGTTATTTTGTTGACTGGAAAGACGAAAAATTTGTTGCTACACTTGAACGGTTCAGGCAGGTACGGTATGAACGCGCTAAAAGTATAGTATCGAAACTTAATGGATTGAGTATTATGATAAGTTTTGAGGATGTTATTAAAAATGCGGGTAATATGAATTCCGTAGGTAGGTTGCATATCGCGCGGGCATTGATAGAAAAAGGTGTGGTTCATAATGTAGGGGAAGCGTTTGCGAGGTATTTAGCACCGGATAAGCCGGGGTATGTCCCAAAGGATATGCTGTCACCCCGGGAAGCGATTGAGTTAATCCTTAATTCAAAAGGTATACCTGTCCTTGCTCATCCGCAGTATGGTGCATCTGATAATGAAAGTATTGCCGAGTTTGTGGGATACGGGTTAAAAGGTATAGAAGTGTGGCATACTAAGCATACTAAAAGAATGATTATGTATTTTCTTGACCTCGTAAAAAAGTTTGGGTTAACCCCTACCGGCGGGTCTGATTGTCACGGCGGGATTGATCATCACGGGCCGGTGATCGGGAATTTAAAGATTCCTTATGAAGTACTGGAAGCTCTTAAAGAAGTTAGATAATTTATTATTGACAACATTTTCTTGTATTGTGTAAAATACATAACATGCTTTTTATCAATTGTGTATACTATTAATAATATATTTTTATTTTAAGGGGGAAGTGTATGTTGAAAAATTTGAGGTTCGCAGGGGTGGTTGTAGTAACGCTGGTTTGTATGATGTCAGTAGTGAATGTGTCAGCGTTTGAAGTTACAGTTACTAATATGGTAGGCATAACTTCAGGGACTTATAATACTGTTGCGTTACCATCAAAAATTAAGGCGGTTAGTGACTACACTCCGTTGTTCAGGATCAATATCAGCAGTAATGCTTATAATAGCGGTGAATCATGGACAATTGAATGCGTTACAGTAACTATCAGTAATACACAGTCGTTTAATCCTGCAAATGATTTGTTTGCATTGAATTCAGGTGGATTGGTTTTGGTAGCGGATAATGCTAATCCCGCATATCTTACTTCTACAAATACATGGTCAGGGTATAGTTCTGAAACACTGGTCGCTACAAGTATATATCCTACAAGCTGGTCTGGTAACGGCCCGTGGCAGGTGAAACTTACGCCTTCATCAGCTTTGGCAATTGACCAGGCAAACCGGCATTACACGTATTATGTCTGTATAAAAACAACAAGTACTATCAGTAACGGCGATAGGTTCCGTGCGCAGATAGATGATGCCGGTGAAGTAGAAGTTGTAGTTAAGGAAAACGCGGTGTCTTCTACAGTGTTAGTGTTGCAGCCAACATCAGGGGCAAATGGAACAATTATAACTGCGGATACAAGCGGGCCGGTAATACAGCCTGTGAATACGCCGTCACCGACTACAGGGACTACACCAACGGTATTAAACAACGATAGTTTTAATATTTATACTACCTCAGATGTTCTTCCTACTAATGCCGGTGCGCGTACTAAATTGTCATTAAACATTTCTCTTGGCGCTACTGAAACCGCAGCTGCATTGTCTGACAGCGGGTTATATAATTTAACTGATTTGTTCACGCTTGACACTTCTGCGATTGACGGGAAAGTGTCTAATACTTTAGCAGTGACTGATCAGGGTTCAGGGGTTTTTAAGTTGCAGTATACAATCACTACTACTACCGTAAACGCGCCGACAACACAGTTGCCTGTCCGTATCAAAGTACGTGATGCTGCAGGTAATGAGTCTGCATGGGACGAAACGTTTTATTGTATTATTGACCGCGGGAGGCCGGATGTTATAACACTGAACTCACCTGCGGCAAATACGTGGATTGGCGATAACGCGCCGGTGTTAAGCTGGCAGCCGTCAACGGATAGTAATTTTTCAACGTATTACTTGATTTTTTCTACTGACTCAAACCTAGGTGATAATGCGGCTGGTGATGGATTCCGTAATGTCGGTAATGTCCTGAGTTTTAACTGGATGTCGTCGGTAAATTGGACTAACGGATTCCCGGTGTCTTCAACAACTACAGTTTATTACTGGGGTGTTGTTGCAGCGGATAAAGCCGGGAATATAGGGCAGTTCGTTACGGGTAGAGAATTTAAGTATGATAGTATAGTGCCAAATATTTATAACGAAGGGCCAAAAAATTCTACTACCTCTACCACTCCTACAATCACTGTAAGTTTTGATGATTCACTTGGCGGAGTAGTGATGTCCGGGATTAATTTTTCAACAGTTACGCTTACTTTAAATGATCAGGTTGTTACTTTCAGCACTAATGCCGTTGATGGTTCAACTACCACGATTTCGTATGTGCCGGCACAGCCGTTGGTGGAAGGTTCTTATACAGCTAAAGTTTGGGTAATTGATAATGCTGGTAAGACTGCGCAGTTATCCTGGGGTTTTACGGTTGATACAGTAAAACCGGTTGTACTTGATACTGATAATGACAGTTATTCTGATTACCAGGAAATGTATTCCGGTAAAAATCCAAATGACGAGACGTCAGTTCCTTCAACTAGTGTTGATTTTAGTCCTGTAAACAATGAATGCGTAAAGGCGTCGTTTGTTTCCAGCGGGCAAAAGATTAAGTTCCGCGTTGATGATCCTTATGGGTTGGTTGGGATTGATACTACTACCACAGCGTCTTCTATTAAGCTTAATTATATTACTAAAGGAACAACGGAAAGTTTTAGTACATTTGTCACCGTTGCGAAAACAAGTTATACAATATTTGAAATCCAGCCAATGAAAACGTTGTTGTCAAACGGTATTGACGACGGTGAGATACAGTATACCTGCACTCCTGTGGATAAAGCAGGGAATGTTGGTTCTACATTTACACGTAAGTTTATTTATGATACCACACCGCCGGTTATTTCCACAGTAACTGCTCCAAGTACAGGGGATACAACTTCGCGGTTAACTTTCGCGATTGATCTTTATGACAGGTTCGGTATATCTTTAAGCACAATGGATATCGTGCAGCTTACTATATACAATTCTTCTGAAGGCGGGTATATGTCGCTCGTTGATGGTACCACCAGCAGGTTTACGATTACTATCAACACTTTGAATGCGCCGAAAACATATTATTATTATTTCATGGCGAAAGATAAAGCCGGGAATTCGTGTTATTTCCCGCCTAACGCCAATACTGACCAGAGTACGGCGTTACCCTTGGTTATTACTGATAAAACCGCGCCGGAAGTTGCGATTTATCAGATTGAAACATTATTGAATTATTCGCTTGGTTCAGGGACTACTTGGTTATATACTCAATCCGGAACGGGTAATACAAATGTTAAATCAATACCAGTACTGTACTCTAATCCATTAGCGTTTACTACCGGGTATTACAACGTTATCCGTGCAACGGCATCGCCGGATACGTCAAATGTAGTGTTTGAACTAAAACTATCAACAGATACAGTGTGGTCTTCCGCGTTGTTTAATGTGGTTAAGTCGTATAAAACAATCAGCGGGAATCCTATGTGGGAAGCGTATATTAACACTTCATCTCTTGGGAATAATCTGAATTATGATATCCGCGTGAAAGCGTATGATACTCTTGGGAATTCAAATATTCCGCTGGATAATTCGCATCAGGCGTATGTTAAAGTCTTAATAAAACCGGCACTTGCACCAGTATCTACTATGCATACATTCTCAGTATACAGCTGGTTTATCTCAAGCAGAGCTTCAGGGAAAACTTTATTACTGAACGCATCACCGAATACAACTACGGGGAATATCGATATTGTCTCCTGTACATTCCAGTACAAGAAAAACAGTGATCCTGCAACTGCATGGACAGATTTGTATAAAGATACGAATACGCTGGGGACTGATAAACGTTATGTTGAGTTAAGTTTTAATGAAAATGATTTGTTGTACATGAACATTAATGATTCATTGGCAATAAACAGCGTGGCTGCGGTAAAGTTTGTGTGCACAACAGTGGCGAATACGTATGATACATTCCTTACCCGCGGATCTGATGGCGTATGGAAGACTGTATTGGCATTACCCCCGAATACGTATGATTATTATTTCCAGGTGACTGATAATAATGGTAAACAGTATAATGTGCGGGATGTTAAAGAATTTACGTCAGGCGGAGCTACAACATCCAGGTTGTATATTAAGGATTATAGTTATATATGGAACATCGCGGGGTTAGAGAATAATGTTACCTACGATGTCCGCGTGATTGCTGCTGATTCCAAAGGTAATACTGATCCTGCAGCTACTAACGTATTCTCGTTTACGTATGATAACACCGCGCCGGTTGCGCCGGTATTAACCGCACCAGTTGCAGGTCAACGGATAAAAGATAGTAGTACGTATAACTTATTCGCAACAGTTTATGATTCTGATATCATGAGCGTGTTCTTCCATTATTCAGATGATAATGGTGTAACCTGGAAGAATATCGGGCAGGATACTAATGGGTCAGCCGGGTGGACCACAGCATGGTCAGTCCCTGATCTTTATACGGATACAAATTATCTGTTAAAAGTTTCAGCTATTGATAAAACCAGGAATATTACGTTCTCAACATCAACCGTTATCACAATTACTATTGACGCTACAGCGCCAAAATTTGTTTCCTTCTGGGTTGAAGCTTCTTCAGTGACTACAATAATGTATCCTAACATAGAGTATACGCTTAAGATGACAACTCTTGATAATGATATTGCTATTGCGTCTGTCACGGCAACCAGCGGGCTCACAGGGATTTGTTCGCCTAGTTATGATAATGGGAAGAACGGGCATATGATAATTGCGTCCGGTAACGGTACTGCTGAAAGTCCGTATATGTATACCGCGAAATTCGTGCCAAGTAATACAGATAATATATCCGGTTCATTCACTGCGTACCTAACAGATAAAGCAGGGAATGTTACGAATACTTCAATATCGGTTATGTATTACGACAACGCGCCTTCAGCGTCTATAATCACACAGGTTAATATCGATAACGACGGGGATGGTAAGCTGAATGAAAATACTACAGCAGGGGATACAGATGCTGATGGATTACTTGGGGAAGATGGTATTGATTATTATACCTCAGGAACTTTGATGTACGTCGGGCGTTTCGGTGCACAGGTGGTCTCTGCAGTAACTAACGTCGATGGCGGGACGGTTAAGTTTCAGTATTCAACATCAGGAACAGGGCCGTGGGTTACATTTAATGAGATAGCTTCTGCGGCTACAGTTACTGCGAACTGGAACCCGCTTGCGCTTGGCTTAGTGGAAGGGACATATTACCTGCGTACAGTAGTTATTGATAATGAAAATAATGTTGAGGTTAACCCGGCAGTTGTTACTGTTCTGTATGACGCGGTTGAACCGTCCGTCAGCCAGTTTATAGCGCCTACGGGGACCATTGATTGTTCACAGACGTATTCTTTAACGGGAAAGACTAATGACAGTGATGTCGTTAGGATGTTCTTCCAGTATAAGGAACCGTCAACAAATACATGGACGCCTGTTGATATAACAGCAACCCGGTTAGTACGGTTGGTGAATTCGTCGCTTACTCCCAACACCTTCAGTGCACCTGAAGTGGCAATAGTTGTAACATCGCCAAACACAACTCAGGCTTCAAGTATGGAAGTACGCGCTGTGGTATATGACCGTGCAGGAAATAGGAATACTGATGCCGCGCATGCGCCTGTTGCGGTGTTAAGTTTGAATGATACAATTAGCCCGGTAGCGGTACTTTCTTATTATACAGGTGCTATACAGGCTGAATGCGGGGATGCTAATATAAAATCAGTTGCATTCCAGTATAAGCTTAATGGGTCAACTAATCCGTGGGTAACACTGTGGATTGATTCTGTTGCGGATGGGACATGGACAGGGCTTGTTGGTTCAATATGGTCTTCGGGGTTGAGTTTAGCAATTTTGCCGAATGGATTGTATGATATCCGCGCGATAGCGACTGATATGTTTAATAACAGCAATCCGGCAAGTGCACCTGTTAGCTCAATCCTTGCTGAGACTTCAGCGACCGGATCAAGAGTGTATACCACTAAGAAGTCGCAGGTTATGACAGTTGGGGTAAAGAGTATTACTTCAACAAATTCAGGTGGATGCAAGATTGATCTTGAAGTTAAAACTACGGTTGCTCTAGCAGCAGCGCCGACAGCGAGTTTCTTGTTTAAAGACAATGCTAATTCGCAGTCTAAGGCTGTTACTTTAACAGATGCGGGGAATAATGTGTTTACCGGAACATTGGAGCTTGATAGTATATCCGCTACCGCAGGATTTGCGGCTAACGTACGGATAGCGGTGTTCGGTATAACGCAAAGCGGTGAGGCTATTGGCGAAAACGCGTCAATCGGCGTGTCTGTAAATAATTCTAACTCACCAACGGTGACACTGATTGATAATACGTTTACGATTACGGTGAATGCGTCAATGCCGAGAAATGTAACGATTGTCGCGGGGCCTGCGGTGACTAACCCGGTTCCTACTGCTCAGGCAGCGATGCTTACACCGATACAGGGGCGTACGTACTCTGCGTTTGTTACGGATAATAATCAGCCTGTAACTAATACAGGGACTCAGTTCCAATGTACAATTAATTACTCGGACGCTGATATCCCGCAGGGTGTGTCAGAAGAGGATCTCGGGATTGTTTTCTGGGATGAAGTAAGTAATAAGTGGTCCGCTACGGGGATTAATACTGTGAAGACAAATAAGTATACAAACAGTGTTTCTTTCAATTCCACGCATTTGTCTAAGTTTGCGTTAATGGCAATCAAGGCGGTACCCGAAATTACGTTTATCTCACCGGTTAGTAACGGGTATTCTGATGAAGATCCTGTAATCAATGTTATGGCTGTAGATCCTCTAAGCGGGATATCGTCATTCAGGATTATCGTTGATGGTACGGATATCACAGCAGTATTGATTGCGAGATCGGCATCTGATGGGATTGATAATGACGGTAACGGATTAATTGATGAAACACCAATGATACAGGGGTTTACACCTGAAGCGCCGTTTACGTTGCTAAGCGAAACCGGAACGCGGTTTCTTGCGAGGGCAGCGTTGAAGCTTTCACCGGGGACGCATACGCTGGAAGTTATAGCGTTTAACCAGCAGGCACGGTCTTCTTCACAGAAGATTACGTTCACCGTGACAAATCAGCTGGATATTCTCAGTGTATATAATTATCCTAACCCGTTCAATCCTTCTAAGGAAAATACAACGGTAAAAATGGTACTTACTAATGACGCGAAAGTTACTGTAAAAGTTTATGATTTCGCGGGTAAGCTTGTTTCTACTATAATGAAAAACGAAACAGTATATGCAAACTCAGGAGCGACTTTCAGCTGGGGCGGGACAAGTGATATTACAGGAAAGTATCTTGCAAACGATGCGTATTTTATGAAGATTGAAGCAACGGATGGGGCTAAGACTGTAGTTAAAACGTTGAAGCTTGCGGTGTTAAGGTAATAAAAAATGAAAATATACATGGAGGTAACAACTAAAATGGTTATTAGAAAGCTTACAGTATGCGCGTTAAGCCTGGCAGTGCTTGGTACTGTTATCTTGACACCCTGTGAAGTTATGGCGGTATTGGATTCTTCATACGCAGCGGCCTATCTGCGCACAGGGATCGGTGCAAGGGCGTTAGGGATGGGTGGTGCGTTTCGTTCGATTGCGGATGATGGCAGCGCTATCTACTGGAATCCCGGCGGGAATGCGTTTATTGAGAAAAAAGAGGTTAACGTATCATACTCTGCTCTTTCATCCGACCGCGGGTTAAACTTCCTGAGTTATACTCATCCTATGTCCATCGGTACGTTTGCGGTGGGGTTAATTAATTCCGGTGTTTCCGGGATTAAAGGGTATACCAGTGCTGGGGTTGAGAACGGTGATGTTGTAGTTTCGAATAACGCGTTTTTTCTTTCTTATGCTAGAAAGGTTGGAGATATTGTCGGGGTAGGAGCTAATGTTAAAATTCTTGCCAGCCAGGTACAGGGTAACAGCGGGATCGGGTTCGGGGTTGATTTCGGGGCAGTGGTTCAGCCAATAAAAAACTTAGCTGTCGGGTTAATGATGCAGGACATCGCGAGTAGTATTTCTTGGAATACCGCGTCAAATGCTGTGGATAGTGTTGGGATGAACCTCGCGCTATGCGCTTCTTATAAACTGTTTGATTCAGTAAACGTTGCTGCTGGAATTAATAAATATTCGGATTACAAAAATATCGGTTATAACGTAGGGTTAGAGTATATGAGCGAAGTATTTGGTTTCCGTGCAGGATTAGAAAATAATAATCCTTGCGCTGGTTTTACAGTAAGGATAATGAATTTAGTGGGGCTTACCTACGCATATGTTTCTGATCCGCTGAATGAAGGGAATAGTCATATTGTAACACTGGATTTGCGGTTCTAAAACGTATTAATACTGTATATCCGTAATTAATATTAAGTTCGGGACGCTATTTTAATGGAAGGAATTTTTTAAGTAATAATGTCGTACCCAAAAGCGAGCCAGCAAAAAAAAGCGCCTTTGTTTGATGCGTTGTTAAAACATGCTAAACGCCAGGTGGTGTCATTCCATACACCAGGGCATAAGAACGGGGATGGTATTGATAAACGGTTACGGCAGTTTACCGGAAGGAATGTTTATTATCTCGATGTAACCACGTTTCCGGAAGTTGATTCATTACACGACCCTATTACTTGTATTAAACAGGCACAGAAACTTTATGCTGACCTCTGCGGGGTAAAGCATACGTTCTTCATGTTAAACGGTTCTTCTATGGGCAACCAGGCGATGTTGATGTCAGCGTGTAAGCCCGGGGATTCTGTTATTATGTCGCGCAACTGCCATAAATCTGTACTCGGTGGAGTTATTCTTTCAGGAATATGGCCGATATGGGTACAACCAAAAATTGATCAAAAACTTGATATTATCTTCGACCTTACTCCGGAACAGGTGGAGTTAGCTATAAAACAGTATCCTGAAGCACGGGCAGTGTATGTTACCAGCCCGACTTATAACGGTGTAGTTACGGATCTTGAAAAAATAGCGGATATCGCTCATCGGTACGGTAAGATTTTGTTAGTGGATGAAGCGCATGGGCCGCATCTTAAGTTTCATCCTGACCTCCCGATGTCGGCAGTAGAGGCCGGGGCGGATATGTGTGTACAGAGCACACATAAGATCTTATCGGCGTTAAGCCAGGGGTCGGTTTTGCATTTTAATTCTGACCTCGTAGACTTAAACCATGTTAAACGCGTAGTGTCGCTACTCCAGACTACCAGCCCGAATTATTTTATTCTTTCCTCAATCGATCTTGCACGGAGGCAGATGTGGGAGAACGGTGAACGGTTAGTGGATAAGATGATTTCAATCTCAAGGTTTATACGTAAAAGATTGAAGAATTGTAAACGTATAATGTGTTTTGATGAGAATGATATTGAACGCTTGGGGTACGAACTTGACCCGTCAAAAGTTACAATCAATGTTACCCGTACCGGCCTGGATGGGCATGAGATAAGTGAAATCCTTAATCATAAT comes from Elusimicrobiota bacterium and encodes:
- a CDS encoding ATP-binding cassette domain-containing protein, producing MLELMNVSKQFVVESKLFRKKIGTVKAVDNVSLTLEQGEVLGIVGESGSGKTTLGKIVAGLITHDTGEVKLNGNTAINGNVHPSEVQMIFQDPFASLNPKLSVGVIIGEAVRQRCKHDNKTAGSDYIRKEVQRLLDLVGLGNNVIDNYPHQFSGGQRQRVGIARAVAMQPKIVIADEPVSALDISVQAQILNLLLDLKDEYGLTYILISHDIAVVDFFSNTVMVMRKGKVVECGVTGEVIKNPKDSYTAGLLAAVPVIE
- a CDS encoding PHP domain-containing protein, with amino-acid sequence MEERNRFVDLHVHTNYSDGIFAPGKVVGLAKERGLTGFAVTDHDTVRGVEEALSAGVNLGVEVIPGVEISANYLKSPEKEVHILGYFVDWKDEKFVATLERFRQVRYERAKSIVSKLNGLSIMISFEDVIKNAGNMNSVGRLHIARALIEKGVVHNVGEAFARYLAPDKPGYVPKDMLSPREAIELILNSKGIPVLAHPQYGASDNESIAEFVGYGLKGIEVWHTKHTKRMIMYFLDLVKKFGLTPTGGSDCHGGIDHHGPVIGNLKIPYEVLEALKEVR
- a CDS encoding Ig-like domain repeat protein, whose translation is MLKNLRFAGVVVVTLVCMMSVVNVSAFEVTVTNMVGITSGTYNTVALPSKIKAVSDYTPLFRINISSNAYNSGESWTIECVTVTISNTQSFNPANDLFALNSGGLVLVADNANPAYLTSTNTWSGYSSETLVATSIYPTSWSGNGPWQVKLTPSSALAIDQANRHYTYYVCIKTTSTISNGDRFRAQIDDAGEVEVVVKENAVSSTVLVLQPTSGANGTIITADTSGPVIQPVNTPSPTTGTTPTVLNNDSFNIYTTSDVLPTNAGARTKLSLNISLGATETAAALSDSGLYNLTDLFTLDTSAIDGKVSNTLAVTDQGSGVFKLQYTITTTTVNAPTTQLPVRIKVRDAAGNESAWDETFYCIIDRGRPDVITLNSPAANTWIGDNAPVLSWQPSTDSNFSTYYLIFSTDSNLGDNAAGDGFRNVGNVLSFNWMSSVNWTNGFPVSSTTTVYYWGVVAADKAGNIGQFVTGREFKYDSIVPNIYNEGPKNSTTSTTPTITVSFDDSLGGVVMSGINFSTVTLTLNDQVVTFSTNAVDGSTTTISYVPAQPLVEGSYTAKVWVIDNAGKTAQLSWGFTVDTVKPVVLDTDNDSYSDYQEMYSGKNPNDETSVPSTSVDFSPVNNECVKASFVSSGQKIKFRVDDPYGLVGIDTTTTASSIKLNYITKGTTESFSTFVTVAKTSYTIFEIQPMKTLLSNGIDDGEIQYTCTPVDKAGNVGSTFTRKFIYDTTPPVISTVTAPSTGDTTSRLTFAIDLYDRFGISLSTMDIVQLTIYNSSEGGYMSLVDGTTSRFTITINTLNAPKTYYYYFMAKDKAGNSCYFPPNANTDQSTALPLVITDKTAPEVAIYQIETLLNYSLGSGTTWLYTQSGTGNTNVKSIPVLYSNPLAFTTGYYNVIRATASPDTSNVVFELKLSTDTVWSSALFNVVKSYKTISGNPMWEAYINTSSLGNNLNYDIRVKAYDTLGNSNIPLDNSHQAYVKVLIKPALAPVSTMHTFSVYSWFISSRASGKTLLLNASPNTTTGNIDIVSCTFQYKKNSDPATAWTDLYKDTNTLGTDKRYVELSFNENDLLYMNINDSLAINSVAAVKFVCTTVANTYDTFLTRGSDGVWKTVLALPPNTYDYYFQVTDNNGKQYNVRDVKEFTSGGATTSRLYIKDYSYIWNIAGLENNVTYDVRVIAADSKGNTDPAATNVFSFTYDNTAPVAPVLTAPVAGQRIKDSSTYNLFATVYDSDIMSVFFHYSDDNGVTWKNIGQDTNGSAGWTTAWSVPDLYTDTNYLLKVSAIDKTRNITFSTSTVITITIDATAPKFVSFWVEASSVTTIMYPNIEYTLKMTTLDNDIAIASVTATSGLTGICSPSYDNGKNGHMIIASGNGTAESPYMYTAKFVPSNTDNISGSFTAYLTDKAGNVTNTSISVMYYDNAPSASIITQVNIDNDGDGKLNENTTAGDTDADGLLGEDGIDYYTSGTLMYVGRFGAQVVSAVTNVDGGTVKFQYSTSGTGPWVTFNEIASAATVTANWNPLALGLVEGTYYLRTVVIDNENNVEVNPAVVTVLYDAVEPSVSQFIAPTGTIDCSQTYSLTGKTNDSDVVRMFFQYKEPSTNTWTPVDITATRLVRLVNSSLTPNTFSAPEVAIVVTSPNTTQASSMEVRAVVYDRAGNRNTDAAHAPVAVLSLNDTISPVAVLSYYTGAIQAECGDANIKSVAFQYKLNGSTNPWVTLWIDSVADGTWTGLVGSIWSSGLSLAILPNGLYDIRAIATDMFNNSNPASAPVSSILAETSATGSRVYTTKKSQVMTVGVKSITSTNSGGCKIDLEVKTTVALAAAPTASFLFKDNANSQSKAVTLTDAGNNVFTGTLELDSISATAGFAANVRIAVFGITQSGEAIGENASIGVSVNNSNSPTVTLIDNTFTITVNASMPRNVTIVAGPAVTNPVPTAQAAMLTPIQGRTYSAFVTDNNQPVTNTGTQFQCTINYSDADIPQGVSEEDLGIVFWDEVSNKWSATGINTVKTNKYTNSVSFNSTHLSKFALMAIKAVPEITFISPVSNGYSDEDPVINVMAVDPLSGISSFRIIVDGTDITAVLIARSASDGIDNDGNGLIDETPMIQGFTPEAPFTLLSETGTRFLARAALKLSPGTHTLEVIAFNQQARSSSQKITFTVTNQLDILSVYNYPNPFNPSKENTTVKMVLTNDAKVTVKVYDFAGKLVSTIMKNETVYANSGATFSWGGTSDITGKYLANDAYFMKIEATDGAKTVVKTLKLAVLR
- a CDS encoding PorV/PorQ family protein gives rise to the protein MVIRKLTVCALSLAVLGTVILTPCEVMAVLDSSYAAAYLRTGIGARALGMGGAFRSIADDGSAIYWNPGGNAFIEKKEVNVSYSALSSDRGLNFLSYTHPMSIGTFAVGLINSGVSGIKGYTSAGVENGDVVVSNNAFFLSYARKVGDIVGVGANVKILASQVQGNSGIGFGVDFGAVVQPIKNLAVGLMMQDIASSISWNTASNAVDSVGMNLALCASYKLFDSVNVAAGINKYSDYKNIGYNVGLEYMSEVFGFRAGLENNNPCAGFTVRIMNLVGLTYAYVSDPLNEGNSHIVTLDLRF
- a CDS encoding aminotransferase class I/II-fold pyridoxal phosphate-dependent enzyme; the protein is MSYPKASQQKKAPLFDALLKHAKRQVVSFHTPGHKNGDGIDKRLRQFTGRNVYYLDVTTFPEVDSLHDPITCIKQAQKLYADLCGVKHTFFMLNGSSMGNQAMLMSACKPGDSVIMSRNCHKSVLGGVILSGIWPIWVQPKIDQKLDIIFDLTPEQVELAIKQYPEARAVYVTSPTYNGVVTDLEKIADIAHRYGKILLVDEAHGPHLKFHPDLPMSAVEAGADMCVQSTHKILSALSQGSVLHFNSDLVDLNHVKRVVSLLQTTSPNYFILSSIDLARRQMWENGERLVDKMISISRFIRKRLKNCKRIMCFDENDIERLGYELDPSKVTINVTRTGLDGHEISEILNHNYRVQVDCADIFNLIAILGTGSSMKDARTLADALVEIDEKYIGKERYFEFQLPSLSTEMVMSPRET